Within the Magnetospirillum sp. genome, the region ATTCGCCGGTCCCGCGCATTGCGGCCGCCCATTCGGCGACTTCGAGAAAGGACGCATCATCTCCGTCCGCCACAGCCCGATGCGCGCACACGAAAAAAACGCCATCGGCGCGCGGACTGCCCTGCTCGAGCAGGTCTTCGATCCACGCTTGAAGCGAGATGCGGTCGGCAACGAGCCCTTCGTCGATCGCCGCTTCGAGCGCGTGGCTATAGGCGAAGGCACCGACCGGAAAAGACGGCGACAGCCACGCCAGCAGCTTCAGCAAGCCGTCAGCTGCCATGGGCGTGGCTCGCGTAAGCGCCGGGCTCGGGATCGAACGGGGCTTCGTGCGCGCGCACCGTCGCACCGAGCCCTGTGGCCATCTCGGCGATCACATGGTCGGCGGCAAGCCGTAGCGTGCCGCCGGCTAGGATCTGTACGGCCAAATGCCGGTTGCCGACATGCCAAGCAAGCCGCGCCAAGTGGCTCGCGTCCGCGCATGCGATGTCGATGACGGATTCGGGGGCAGCACGCACTTCGACATAGCGTCCGTCGTCGAGGGCAAGCCCATCGCCCTGTTTGAGATGCGTCGCGTGAACGAGATCGAGCAGGAATTCGAATCCCTCGTCGGCGCGCATCGTCAGGCGGCGGCGATGGCGCGCGTCGGAGGCGAGCGTGACATGGCCCGCCTTGCGCGCCGTATCCCAAGTCCCCGCCGGTTCGACCGCCAAAGCGCGCATCAGAACAAGAAGTAGCGCTGGGCCAGCGGCAGCGAGGTCGCGGGCTCGCACGTGATGCGCTTGCCGTCGGCGCGCACCTCGTAGGTCTCGGGATCGACCTCGACCTCGGGCGTGGCGTCGTTGTGGCGCATGTTCTTCTTGCCGATCTTGCGCGTGTTGGAAACCGGCAGAACATGGCGGCCGAGACCGAGCTTGCGGCCGATATCGTCGTCGTGCGCGAGTTTCGAAACGAAGGTTAGGTTCGACGACGCCAGCGCCTTGCCGAACGAGGCGAACATCGGCCGGTAATGCACGGGCTGCGGCGTCGGGATCGAGGCGTTGGGATCGCCCATGGGGGCAGCCGCGATCGAACCGCATTTGAGGATCATTTCGGGTTTGGCACCGAAGAACGCGGGTTGCCAGATCACGAGATCGGCGTATTTGCCCTTCTCGACCGAACCCACATAGCGCGAAATACCCTGCGCGATGGCCGGATTGATCGTGTATTTGGCGAGATAGCGCTTGGCGCGCTGGTTGTCGTTGTCGCCGGTTTCGCCTTCGAGACGGCCGCGCTGCTGCTTCATCTTGTGCGCCGTCTGCCAGGTGCGCGTGATCACCTCGCCGATGCGGCCCATGGCTTGGCTGTCCGAACTCATCATCGAGATCGCACCCAGATCGTGCAGAATGTCTTCGGCCGCGATGGTTTCGCGCCGGATGCGGCTTTCGGCAAAGGCAACGTCTTCGGGGATGCGCGGATCGAGATGGTGGCACACCATCAGCATGTCGAGATGCTCGTCGATCGTGTTGACAGTGAAGGGCCGCGTGGGATTGGTCGAGGACGGCAGCACGTTGGGCAGCCCCACGACCTTGATGATGTCCGGCGCATGGCCCCCGCCCGCACCTTCCGTGTGGAAGGCGTGGATCGTGCGGCCCTTGAACGCGGCGATCGTGTCTTCGACGAAGCCGCTTTCGTTGAGCGTGTCGGTGTGGATCGCGACTTGGATGTCGTATTTCTCAGCGAGTTTCAGGCACGCGTCGATGGCGTTGGGCGTGGTGCCCCAATCTTCGTGCAGCTTCATGCCGCACGCACCTGCGCGCACCATCTCCACCATCGGCGCTTGCGCCGAGGCGTTGCCCTTGCCGAAAAACCCGAGATTGATCGGCAGGCCTTCGGCCGCTTCGAGCATGCGATGCATGTGCCACGGCCCCGGCGTGCAGGTCGTGGCCGAAGTACCGGCCGCTGGCCCCGTGCCGCCGCCGAGCATCGTTGTGATGCCCGAATAGAGCGCGTCTTCGACCTGCTGCGGGCAGATGAAATGGATGTGCGAGTCGATGCCGCCGGCCGTAACGATGCGCCCCTCGCCCGCAATCACTTCGGTGCCGGGGCCAATCACGATATCCACGCCGGGCTGGATATCCGGATTTCCGGCCTTGCCGAGAGCCGCGATCTTGCCGTCCTTGAGACCGATGTCGCATTTGACGATGCCCCACCAATCGAGCACCACGGCATTCGTGATGACGGTGTCGACGGCTCCTTCGCGGCGGCTGCGCTGGCTCTGCCCCATGCCGTCGCGGATGACCTTGCCGCCGCCGAACTTCACTTCCTCGCCGTAGGTCGTAAGATCCTTCTCGACCTCGATCACGAGATCGGTATCGGCCAGGCGAATACGATCGCCCGTCGTGGGGCCGTACATGCCGGCATAGGCGGCGCGCGAAATCCGGAACGACATGCTATTTCCCCCGCTTCTTGGATTTGCTGCGCACAAGCGGACCGTTCACGGCACCGCGGAACCCGTGAACGATGCGCGCGCCCGCATAGGCCACGAGGGCCACTTCGCGCGTTTGCCCGGGTTCGAAGCGCACGGCCGTACCGGCCGGAATGTCGAGGCGCATGCCGTAGGCGGCTTGGCGGTCGAACTGCAAAGCGGGATTGGTTTCGAAGAAATGGTAGTGCGAGCCGACCTGAATTGGGCGGTCGCCCGAATTCGCGACTTTCATCGCGACCGACGGGCGCCCTGCATTGAGTTCGATCTC harbors:
- the ureC gene encoding urease subunit alpha, with protein sequence MSFRISRAAYAGMYGPTTGDRIRLADTDLVIEVEKDLTTYGEEVKFGGGKVIRDGMGQSQRSRREGAVDTVITNAVVLDWWGIVKCDIGLKDGKIAALGKAGNPDIQPGVDIVIGPGTEVIAGEGRIVTAGGIDSHIHFICPQQVEDALYSGITTMLGGGTGPAAGTSATTCTPGPWHMHRMLEAAEGLPINLGFFGKGNASAQAPMVEMVRAGACGMKLHEDWGTTPNAIDACLKLAEKYDIQVAIHTDTLNESGFVEDTIAAFKGRTIHAFHTEGAGGGHAPDIIKVVGLPNVLPSSTNPTRPFTVNTIDEHLDMLMVCHHLDPRIPEDVAFAESRIRRETIAAEDILHDLGAISMMSSDSQAMGRIGEVITRTWQTAHKMKQQRGRLEGETGDNDNQRAKRYLAKYTINPAIAQGISRYVGSVEKGKYADLVIWQPAFFGAKPEMILKCGSIAAAPMGDPNASIPTPQPVHYRPMFASFGKALASSNLTFVSKLAHDDDIGRKLGLGRHVLPVSNTRKIGKKNMRHNDATPEVEVDPETYEVRADGKRITCEPATSLPLAQRYFLF
- a CDS encoding urease accessory protein UreE; the protein is MRALAVEPAGTWDTARKAGHVTLASDARHRRRLTMRADEGFEFLLDLVHATHLKQGDGLALDDGRYVEVRAAPESVIDIACADASHLARLAWHVGNRHLAVQILAGGTLRLAADHVIAEMATGLGATVRAHEAPFDPEPGAYASHAHGS
- a CDS encoding urease subunit beta translates to MKPGEILVASGEIELNAGRPSVAMKVANSGDRPIQVGSHYHFFETNPALQFDRQAAYGMRLDIPAGTAVRFEPGQTREVALVAYAGARIVHGFRGAVNGPLVRSKSKKRGK